One window of the Acaryochloris sp. CCMEE 5410 genome contains the following:
- a CDS encoding DUF1822 family protein produces the protein MIMTSDLALFDATYLEIDPNLQAQAWQQNDGPSRWQAYLNQLCLDTVIPWLREDHDLQAIPALKPPSLQSIWAVVTGTPIQVGAQKIVLIPTETIDLDELRVPQEWVDIPNWIADYYVVAQVNPDEGWVRIGGFTKHSQLKEQGAYDWCDRTYTLNDTDLTSDLNVLWLTQQFNPQETTQAVVNPLLTLSKAQADQLIQRLGNADLVTPRLAIPFEQWGSLIAHGGWRQRLAAQRRGITAQPSVGQWLQTGITNLAQQMDWQSITLQPQLSTARGDQSSTPIAAISRQLQIDGQPYELNIYAVETESTWRFELRPVTPGAMIPAGFVLRLLTEDLDSFEGNEDQASEPVDLLYIDVALESGEGIVWTIEPQPDQYDQEILRF, from the coding sequence ATGATCATGACGTCTGATTTAGCCTTATTTGATGCCACCTATTTAGAAATTGATCCGAACCTTCAGGCTCAGGCTTGGCAACAAAACGACGGCCCTAGTCGCTGGCAAGCCTATTTGAATCAGCTCTGTTTGGACACGGTGATTCCCTGGCTACGGGAAGATCATGATCTGCAAGCGATACCTGCGCTGAAACCTCCCTCATTGCAAAGTATTTGGGCCGTGGTGACGGGGACACCGATTCAGGTAGGGGCACAAAAGATAGTCCTGATTCCCACGGAAACGATTGATTTAGATGAACTGCGGGTTCCCCAAGAATGGGTCGATATTCCCAACTGGATTGCCGATTATTATGTGGTGGCTCAGGTGAATCCTGATGAAGGCTGGGTAAGGATCGGTGGGTTTACCAAACACTCACAGCTGAAGGAACAGGGGGCGTATGATTGGTGCGATCGCACCTACACTCTCAACGATACGGATCTCACGTCGGACCTGAATGTGCTCTGGCTCACCCAGCAATTCAATCCCCAAGAGACGACCCAAGCAGTGGTCAATCCCTTACTGACACTCTCCAAAGCCCAAGCCGATCAACTGATTCAACGACTCGGCAATGCAGACCTCGTTACCCCTCGCTTGGCTATTCCTTTTGAACAATGGGGCAGCTTAATAGCCCACGGTGGTTGGCGACAGCGGTTAGCGGCACAACGACGCGGTATCACTGCCCAGCCTTCAGTCGGGCAATGGTTGCAAACGGGGATAACCAATCTGGCCCAACAGATGGACTGGCAATCGATTACATTACAACCCCAACTCTCTACTGCCCGAGGTGATCAATCCTCAACACCAATTGCAGCGATTTCACGACAGTTACAGATTGATGGTCAGCCCTATGAGTTGAATATCTATGCAGTGGAAACTGAGTCAACGTGGCGGTTTGAACTGCGACCGGTGACTCCTGGTGCCATGATTCCAGCAGGGTTTGTACTGCGATTGCTAACGGAAGACCTTGACTCTTTTGAGGGGAATGAGGATCAAGCCTCTGAGCCTGTGGATCTGCTCTATATTGATGTCGCTCTGGAGTCTGGGGAAGGTATAGTCTGGACAATTGAACCGCAGCCAGACCAATACGATCAAGAAATTCTACGTTTTTAG
- a CDS encoding type II toxin-antitoxin system PemK/MazF family toxin, which translates to MPKGKLSYQRGEIRWVQLDPTIGAEARKTRSCLIVQNDTMNQYGQLTVIIPFRPGFKQAPYAVNVKASATNGLDQDRFLDVGQIRALDGRRILECQGRLEEKYWQPIHTALNIVLGFDQ; encoded by the coding sequence ATGCCGAAGGGTAAGTTGTCTTATCAACGCGGGGAAATTCGTTGGGTTCAGCTTGATCCGACCATCGGTGCTGAAGCCAGGAAAACTCGCTCTTGTCTGATTGTCCAGAATGACACGATGAATCAGTATGGTCAGTTGACGGTGATTATTCCCTTTCGACCAGGGTTTAAGCAGGCGCCCTATGCCGTCAATGTAAAGGCATCTGCTACTAATGGCTTGGACCAGGATCGGTTTCTAGATGTAGGCCAGATTCGTGCATTGGATGGCCGCAGAATTCTGGAGTGCCAAGGAAGGCTAGAAGAAAAATATTGGCAACCTATCCACACAGCCCTCAATATTGTGCTGGGATTTGATCAATAG
- a CDS encoding trans-splicing intein-formed DNA polymerase III subunit alpha N-terminal partner DnaE-N, producing MSFVGLHIHSDYSLLDGASQLPDLVARAVELNMPAIALTDHGVMYGAIGLIKTCKKQGIKPIVGNEMYVINGDITKQERRPRYHQVVLAKNKKGYQNLVKLTTISSLHGVQGRGIFSRPCINKDLLEEHHEGLIVTSACLGGEIPQAIMKEKPDIARRIAKWYKDLFGDDYYLEIQDHGSQEDRVVNVELVRIAQELDIKVIATNDSHFISCYDVESHDALLCIQTGKLITEDKRLRYSGTEYLKTADEMALMFRDHLTDDVISDAIATTLEVADKIETYDIFRDPQSPDYEVPEGYTAETYLEEVTWDGLLERCNCKERSEVTDTYKERLEYELEMLQQMGFSTYFLVVWDYIKYARDNNIPVGPGRGSAAGSLVAYALGITNIDPVHHGLLFERFLNPERKSMPDIDTDFCIEKRDAMIDYVTRKYGEDRVAQIITFNRMTSKAVLKDVARVLDIPYGEADRMAKLIPVARGKPTKLKVMISDETPAPEFKEKYDKDPIVRRWLDMAIRIEGTNKTFGVHAAGVVIASEPLDQIVPLQRNNDGAVITQYFMEDLESLGLLKMDFLGLKNLTMIQKTTDLLKQNRQLDLDVDRVPMDDPEAFQLLARGELEGVFQLESSGMRQVVKDLKPSNIEDISSILALYRPGPLDAGLIPKFINRKHGRESIDYPHDLIKPILEETYGIMVYQEQIMKIAQDMAGYSLGQADLLRRAMGKKKMAEMEKHREIFIDGAAEKGVDKKVSENLFDQMLLFAEYCLSYDTPVLTLEYGWLPIGQVVQEQIECQVFSINERGHLYTQPIAQWHHRGQQEVFEYTLTDGSTIQATAEHQFMTTDGQMYPIQQIFEEGLSLKQLPLPWQLGLPQVS from the coding sequence ATGTCTTTTGTGGGTTTGCATATTCACAGCGACTATAGTCTCTTGGATGGAGCCAGTCAGCTCCCAGATTTGGTGGCCCGCGCCGTGGAACTGAATATGCCTGCCATTGCCTTGACGGATCACGGGGTGATGTATGGGGCCATTGGCTTAATTAAGACCTGCAAAAAGCAAGGGATTAAGCCCATCGTCGGCAACGAGATGTACGTGATCAATGGCGATATCACTAAGCAGGAGCGTCGGCCTCGCTATCACCAGGTGGTTTTGGCGAAGAACAAGAAGGGCTACCAAAACCTCGTTAAATTAACGACTATCTCCAGCCTGCATGGGGTCCAAGGGCGCGGTATTTTTTCTCGACCCTGCATTAATAAAGACCTGCTAGAAGAGCACCATGAAGGTCTGATTGTCACTAGTGCCTGCTTAGGAGGGGAGATTCCCCAGGCGATTATGAAGGAAAAGCCGGATATCGCCCGGCGGATTGCCAAGTGGTACAAGGACCTATTTGGCGATGACTATTACTTAGAAATTCAAGACCACGGCTCCCAGGAAGATCGGGTCGTGAATGTGGAATTGGTGCGGATCGCCCAGGAACTAGATATTAAGGTGATTGCCACCAATGACTCCCACTTTATTTCTTGCTATGACGTGGAGTCCCATGATGCCCTGCTCTGTATCCAGACAGGCAAGCTGATTACGGAAGACAAGCGACTGCGCTACAGCGGTACGGAGTACCTGAAAACCGCTGATGAGATGGCCCTGATGTTTCGGGACCATCTAACGGATGATGTGATTTCGGATGCGATCGCAACCACTCTGGAAGTTGCAGACAAGATCGAAACCTACGATATCTTCCGGGACCCCCAAAGTCCTGACTACGAAGTACCAGAGGGCTATACGGCAGAAACCTATCTAGAGGAAGTGACCTGGGATGGCCTGCTGGAGCGCTGCAACTGCAAAGAACGATCCGAAGTCACGGATACCTATAAAGAACGTCTGGAATATGAGCTGGAAATGCTCCAACAGATGGGCTTTTCCACCTATTTCTTAGTGGTGTGGGATTACATCAAATATGCCCGCGACAACAATATTCCCGTGGGACCGGGGCGGGGCAGTGCGGCAGGTTCTCTGGTTGCCTATGCTTTAGGGATTACCAATATTGACCCGGTGCATCACGGTCTGCTGTTTGAGCGGTTCCTCAATCCAGAACGGAAGTCTATGCCTGATATTGATACGGACTTCTGTATCGAAAAGCGGGACGCCATGATTGACTATGTGACCCGCAAATATGGCGAAGATCGGGTGGCCCAGATTATTACCTTTAACCGCATGACCTCCAAGGCGGTGCTCAAGGATGTGGCGCGGGTGCTGGATATTCCCTATGGGGAAGCAGATCGGATGGCGAAGTTGATTCCGGTGGCTCGGGGTAAACCCACGAAGCTGAAGGTGATGATCTCCGATGAGACGCCCGCCCCAGAATTTAAGGAAAAATACGATAAAGACCCAATTGTGCGTCGCTGGCTAGATATGGCGATTCGAATTGAGGGCACCAACAAAACCTTTGGGGTCCATGCAGCGGGGGTGGTGATTGCCTCGGAACCCTTGGACCAGATTGTGCCCCTGCAGCGCAATAACGATGGGGCGGTGATTACCCAATATTTTATGGAGGATCTGGAATCCCTGGGCCTGCTGAAAATGGACTTTTTGGGTCTAAAGAACCTGACGATGATCCAAAAGACCACGGATTTGCTGAAGCAAAACCGCCAGCTCGATCTGGATGTGGATCGGGTGCCGATGGATGATCCAGAAGCCTTCCAGCTCCTAGCGCGAGGGGAACTAGAAGGGGTGTTCCAGCTAGAGTCCTCGGGGATGCGGCAGGTGGTCAAAGACCTAAAGCCCTCCAATATTGAGGATATTTCTTCGATTCTGGCCCTCTATCGACCGGGTCCGTTGGATGCAGGGCTGATTCCCAAGTTTATTAACCGTAAGCATGGTCGCGAAAGTATTGACTATCCCCATGATCTGATTAAGCCGATTCTGGAAGAAACCTACGGCATTATGGTCTATCAAGAGCAAATCATGAAGATTGCTCAGGATATGGCGGGCTATTCCTTGGGACAAGCTGATTTGCTGCGGCGGGCCATGGGTAAGAAGAAGATGGCGGAGATGGAGAAGCACCGCGAAATCTTTATCGATGGCGCTGCCGAAAAAGGGGTCGATAAGAAGGTCTCTGAAAATCTCTTTGACCAAATGCTGTTATTTGCGGAATATTGCCTGAGTTATGACACGCCTGTATTGACGTTGGAGTATGGTTGGCTGCCCATTGGTCAGGTGGTGCAGGAGCAGATTGAGTGTCAGGTCTTTTCGATTAATGAGCGAGGGCATCTATATACGCAACCGATTGCCCAGTGGCATCATCGGGGTCAGCAAGAGGTGTTTGAATATACCTTGACGGATGGCTCGACGATTCAAGCAACGGCGGAACATCAGTTTATGACGACGGATGGTCAGATGTACCCGATTCAGCAGATTTTTGAGGAAGGGTTGAGTTTGAAGCAATTGCCATTGCCTTGGCAGTTAGGGTTGCCGCAAGTTAGTTAA
- a CDS encoding bifunctional (p)ppGpp synthetase/guanosine-3',5'-bis(diphosphate) 3'-pyrophosphohydrolase, translating to MNLKATVSPTDLELPVWLQECMLEVDGAEDKDGIAEQTLICRAFNFGYQLHEGQRRASGEPYIAHPVSVAELLRDLGGSAAMIAAGFLHDVVEDTDVTPETIEAEFGLEVRQLVEGVTKLSKFNFSTKTEREAENFRRMFLAMAQDIRVIVVKLADRLHNMRTLEHLPPAKQRRIAQETRDVFAPLANRLGIWRFKWELEDLAFKYLEPDTYRKMQQLVADKRTDREEHIEQAITILHDRLEPICSNHLEISGRPKHLFSISQKMERQQKEFHEIYDVAAVRVIVKTNEECYRALAVVHDCFRPIPGRFKDYIGLPKSNRYQSLHTVVIGLGGRPLEVQIRTEAMHHIAEYGIAAHWKYKESSNQPGKTAWSPDDEKFTWLRQLLEWQSDLKDAQEYLDNVKDNLFDSEVYVFTPKGDLIDLTQGATPVDFAYRIHTEVGNHCFGARVNGRMVTLDTPLDNGDIVEIMTQNSAHPSLDWLNFAASNAARNRIRQWYKRSHREENILRGREMLEKALGKKGFDALLKSEPMQIVANRCNYQTPEDLLAALGYGEVTLNSVANRLRETIRSQQAEAEPATSDLTDVNLPTQASPRPLPSSGDSPITGVEGLVYHMAGCCHPVPGEPIIGAVTLSNRGISIHRQGCKNIGNIPGDRLIPVSWNPTHPSQQSRRYTYPIEVQIEVIDRVGILKDILTRLTDSKVNVHNAQVKTFPGQTAVINLGLDIEHCNQLDQICAQIRKMSDVLKLRRLSQVED from the coding sequence ATGAATTTGAAAGCTACAGTCTCACCGACCGATCTCGAACTGCCCGTTTGGCTACAGGAATGTATGCTGGAGGTCGATGGTGCTGAAGACAAGGATGGCATTGCCGAACAAACCCTGATCTGTCGCGCCTTTAACTTTGGGTATCAACTCCATGAAGGCCAACGTCGGGCCTCGGGCGAACCCTACATTGCCCACCCCGTATCCGTTGCCGAGCTGCTTCGCGACTTAGGCGGTAGCGCGGCCATGATCGCCGCTGGCTTCCTCCATGATGTCGTCGAAGATACAGACGTCACCCCCGAAACCATCGAAGCGGAATTTGGCTTAGAAGTTCGCCAGCTAGTAGAAGGCGTCACCAAACTTTCTAAATTTAATTTCTCTACCAAAACCGAGCGGGAAGCCGAAAACTTTCGCCGCATGTTCTTGGCCATGGCCCAAGACATCCGGGTGATTGTGGTTAAACTCGCCGATCGCCTCCACAATATGCGGACCTTAGAGCATCTGCCCCCGGCCAAACAGCGACGCATTGCCCAAGAGACACGAGATGTCTTTGCCCCCCTAGCCAATCGCCTGGGAATTTGGCGATTCAAGTGGGAATTGGAAGATCTCGCCTTTAAGTATCTAGAGCCCGACACCTATCGCAAAATGCAGCAGCTCGTTGCTGATAAGCGGACCGACCGGGAAGAACATATTGAGCAAGCGATCACTATTCTGCATGATCGCCTGGAACCCATTTGTTCGAATCACCTGGAAATTTCTGGCCGCCCTAAACATCTGTTCAGCATTAGCCAGAAAATGGAGCGGCAACAGAAGGAATTTCATGAAATTTATGATGTCGCCGCCGTTCGGGTGATCGTTAAAACCAACGAAGAATGTTACCGCGCTTTAGCGGTGGTCCATGACTGTTTTCGTCCCATCCCCGGACGATTCAAAGATTATATTGGCTTGCCTAAATCTAACCGCTACCAATCTCTCCATACCGTCGTCATTGGCTTAGGGGGGCGGCCTCTGGAAGTGCAAATCCGCACCGAAGCCATGCACCATATCGCCGAGTATGGAATTGCCGCCCACTGGAAATATAAAGAGTCTTCCAACCAGCCGGGGAAAACCGCTTGGAGCCCAGACGACGAAAAATTTACTTGGCTGCGTCAACTCCTAGAGTGGCAAAGCGATCTCAAAGACGCTCAAGAATACCTAGACAACGTTAAAGACAATTTATTTGACAGCGAAGTCTATGTGTTTACCCCCAAAGGTGATCTAATCGATCTCACCCAAGGGGCCACCCCCGTCGATTTCGCCTACCGCATTCATACAGAAGTCGGAAACCACTGCTTTGGAGCACGGGTCAATGGCCGCATGGTCACCCTCGACACGCCCCTGGATAATGGCGACATTGTCGAAATTATGACCCAGAACAGTGCTCATCCCAGTTTGGATTGGCTCAATTTTGCTGCTAGTAATGCAGCTCGCAACCGGATTCGACAATGGTATAAACGCTCCCACCGAGAAGAAAATATCCTGCGTGGCCGCGAGATGCTGGAAAAAGCCTTGGGCAAAAAAGGCTTTGATGCCTTATTGAAATCAGAGCCCATGCAAATTGTTGCCAATCGATGCAACTACCAAACCCCGGAGGATCTCTTGGCCGCCTTGGGCTACGGTGAAGTCACCCTCAATTCCGTCGCTAACCGGCTGCGAGAAACCATTCGGAGTCAGCAAGCTGAAGCCGAACCTGCGACCTCAGACCTAACAGACGTTAATTTACCCACCCAAGCCAGCCCCAGGCCCCTCCCCAGCTCCGGAGATTCCCCAATTACCGGGGTTGAAGGATTGGTCTACCATATGGCAGGGTGCTGTCATCCCGTGCCGGGTGAACCGATTATTGGGGCGGTCACCCTCAGTAACCGGGGAATTTCCATTCACCGCCAAGGCTGTAAGAATATCGGCAATATCCCAGGCGATCGGCTGATTCCCGTCAGTTGGAACCCGACCCACCCCTCTCAACAAAGTCGCCGCTATACCTACCCCATTGAAGTTCAAATTGAAGTCATCGATCGGGTCGGCATTCTCAAAGATATTTTGACCCGTTTAACCGACAGTAAAGTCAATGTCCATAATGCCCAAGTCAAAACCTTCCCAGGGCAAACTGCGGTGATCAATCTGGGTTTAGACATCGAACATTGCAATCAATTAGACCAAATTTGCGCACAAATTCGAAAAATGAGTGATGTTCTCAAACTAAGGCGTCTCAGCCAGGTTGAAGACTGA
- a CDS encoding VWA domain-containing protein, with product MIGQPEFVENPENRCPVILLVDTSSSMSGAPMDALNSGLDAFKEAVIQDEQAALRVDVAIVSFGPVELVQDFVTIDQFVPLQLEAHGLTPMGEALSYALDLLETRKATYRNNGIQYYRPWVFLITDGAPNPDSPWQQAAERLKNAEAQRKLSFFAVGVQGADMAILNQITPPERPPLMLNGLDFRSMFLWLSDSMVRVSSSTVGGDMVALPPVGWGQIAT from the coding sequence ATGATTGGACAACCAGAATTCGTTGAAAACCCTGAGAATCGTTGCCCCGTTATTTTATTGGTGGATACTTCTAGCTCCATGAGCGGTGCGCCCATGGATGCGTTGAATAGTGGCCTAGATGCCTTCAAAGAAGCGGTCATTCAGGATGAACAAGCCGCCTTACGGGTGGACGTGGCAATTGTCAGTTTTGGACCAGTAGAACTCGTCCAAGATTTTGTCACCATTGACCAATTTGTACCACTGCAGCTAGAGGCCCACGGCCTGACGCCCATGGGTGAAGCCCTCAGTTATGCCTTGGATTTGCTAGAAACGCGCAAAGCCACCTATCGCAACAATGGCATTCAATATTATCGGCCTTGGGTTTTCTTGATTACGGATGGTGCCCCCAATCCTGATTCCCCTTGGCAGCAAGCTGCTGAACGCCTCAAGAATGCTGAAGCTCAGCGGAAGTTGTCCTTTTTCGCCGTGGGTGTCCAGGGTGCCGATATGGCCATCTTGAACCAAATCACCCCTCCTGAGCGTCCCCCTCTTATGCTGAACGGGTTAGATTTTCGGTCCATGTTCCTCTGGTTGAGTGACTCGATGGTGCGCGTGTCTAGCAGCACCGTCGGCGGAGATATGGTTGCTTTACCCCCCGTCGGTTGGGGACAAATCGCCACTTAG
- a CDS encoding PP2C family serine/threonine-protein phosphatase, with amino-acid sequence MAWRAIVHSAIGTRHQQKQLPCQDYGNYLVQADTIIGAVSDGAGSAKFSDVGSKLAVKTALAILESRQENWSAVDLETIHAEAPSLFTEMVEAVVTALRSQAESGEYPLRELGCTLLGFISTPHWLACMQIGDGFIVTQAQQTEPEPSETEPVPSFDLLFEPVKGEYINETVFVTSDNAVEHMQIAVRADHHPFVCAATDGLEKVAIRFQDWQAFPPFFKPFLECLRSISDPEERQAYLETFLESDRLNAKTDDDKTLLLCLFRPEADE; translated from the coding sequence GTGGCCTGGAGAGCAATCGTTCATTCTGCAATTGGAACTCGTCATCAACAGAAGCAATTGCCTTGCCAAGATTATGGCAATTATCTGGTGCAAGCAGATACCATCATTGGTGCCGTTTCTGATGGTGCCGGCAGTGCCAAATTCTCAGATGTTGGGTCTAAGCTCGCCGTTAAAACAGCGTTGGCCATCCTGGAGAGCAGACAAGAAAACTGGTCAGCGGTTGACTTAGAAACCATTCATGCCGAGGCCCCCAGCCTCTTCACTGAGATGGTTGAAGCGGTGGTTACGGCTTTGCGATCGCAAGCCGAGAGTGGTGAGTATCCTTTACGAGAGCTAGGATGTACATTATTAGGTTTTATTTCAACCCCCCATTGGCTAGCCTGCATGCAGATTGGCGATGGCTTTATTGTCACCCAAGCTCAGCAAACAGAACCCGAACCCTCTGAAACAGAACCCGTACCGTCCTTTGACCTGCTATTTGAGCCGGTTAAAGGCGAATACATTAACGAAACAGTGTTTGTCACTAGCGATAATGCAGTAGAGCATATGCAAATTGCTGTGCGTGCGGATCATCATCCTTTCGTCTGTGCAGCCACGGATGGCCTTGAGAAGGTTGCCATTCGGTTCCAGGATTGGCAAGCCTTCCCGCCTTTTTTCAAGCCCTTTTTAGAATGTTTACGCTCCATTTCCGATCCTGAGGAACGCCAAGCCTATTTAGAAACCTTCTTAGAATCAGATCGGTTAAACGCCAAGACGGACGACGACAAAACCTTGCTGCTTTGTCTATTTAGGCCAGAGGCTGACGAATGA
- a CDS encoding protein kinase domain-containing protein, with protein sequence MTVLKCQVSGRTLSLTKQIASSGEGTVWKTSYRGFLAKLYHERTPERFQKLRVMIAHPPQDPTLGQNHISLAWPKDLLENQQGQPMGFLMPEVGESVKLSTIYNPRLRSRKAPRFNWYYLHTAALNIASSMNAVHKEGYVVGDVKPQNILVNNQALISIIDTDSFQVQDPHTREVFRCLVGSEGFTPSELLGKDLASVDQTELHDRFRLGVIVFLLLFGDQPFKGKWIGRGESPQPTTLIEKGFWPYAPQSLIRPGPNTIPLSILHPQLQSCFHQCFTQGHGQPHLRPAANQWMTALQKAIENLKTCNLESNHHYSQSYGHCYWCDRNSRLGVDIFSPNPVIPKPAPKRRQQKKKSPWATQPPSQANPALAAAYAQRMQQLQNMQIPNSGITRSILQMPLVQRTSWPPSISNSVLGLILCGFSFLGLGLLLAPELNPQTFSYWSKSLERAVDQWLVSKLGTTLTGPPVAQLPPPGQATTGQSIAAPVNGQKGHWDTITTLSISPDSGTLVSGSRDFTLKIWDLKTGKLLNTLSEHYEPVVSSHIIDDGQSLISSSISGKVLQWDLSTATLRRSFVNYTAMRPEGGIRATVIDPKKRVMASSAWGGSILLYNLTTDKVTRIPSQLMASEQTMVLSPDAKSLVTSNSDGQIQQWNVQTGKLVRRLPNTQGWQSSELTSAIALSPQGNTLITGSWGGNLGLWNFQTGKLIKNFKAHEKRVASLAVSTDNKFLISGGEDQTIKIWSLKTGQLIQTLTAHQGSISTLAISPDNRWLVSGSSDRSIKVWNLKTGKLLRTLLNS encoded by the coding sequence ATGACCGTTCTCAAATGCCAAGTTTCGGGTCGCACACTATCCCTGACGAAGCAGATCGCCAGTAGTGGGGAGGGTACGGTTTGGAAAACTAGCTATCGGGGTTTTCTCGCCAAGCTCTATCACGAACGCACCCCCGAGCGGTTTCAAAAATTACGGGTGATGATTGCCCATCCCCCTCAAGATCCGACCCTAGGGCAAAATCATATTTCCTTGGCTTGGCCCAAGGATTTGCTGGAAAACCAGCAGGGCCAGCCCATGGGATTTTTAATGCCGGAAGTGGGGGAAAGCGTCAAGTTATCTACGATCTACAACCCCCGGCTTCGCAGTCGCAAAGCGCCTCGGTTTAACTGGTATTACCTTCATACCGCAGCCCTCAATATTGCCTCTAGCATGAATGCGGTGCATAAAGAAGGGTACGTGGTTGGGGATGTCAAACCGCAAAATATCTTGGTGAATAACCAAGCCCTAATTTCGATTATTGATACGGACTCGTTTCAGGTCCAAGATCCCCACACTCGGGAAGTATTCCGATGTTTAGTGGGCTCAGAAGGATTTACCCCCTCCGAATTATTAGGCAAGGATTTAGCCTCCGTTGACCAGACCGAACTCCATGATCGGTTCCGGTTAGGGGTGATTGTTTTTCTCCTCCTTTTCGGCGATCAGCCCTTCAAAGGGAAGTGGATTGGCCGGGGAGAGTCCCCCCAACCCACCACTCTGATTGAAAAAGGATTCTGGCCCTACGCCCCTCAAAGCTTGATTCGTCCGGGTCCCAACACCATACCTCTGTCAATTTTGCACCCACAGCTACAGTCCTGTTTCCATCAGTGCTTTACCCAGGGCCATGGCCAACCCCATTTGCGCCCCGCTGCCAATCAATGGATGACCGCTTTACAGAAAGCCATTGAGAACCTCAAGACTTGTAATTTGGAGTCCAATCACCATTACAGTCAAAGCTATGGCCATTGTTACTGGTGCGATCGCAACTCTCGCTTAGGGGTAGATATCTTCAGTCCTAACCCGGTGATTCCCAAGCCTGCTCCCAAACGTCGCCAGCAAAAGAAAAAGAGTCCTTGGGCCACCCAACCCCCAAGCCAAGCCAACCCAGCCCTAGCAGCGGCCTATGCCCAACGGATGCAGCAGCTTCAGAATATGCAAATTCCGAATTCTGGCATCACCCGCTCTATTCTACAAATGCCTTTAGTCCAGCGGACGAGTTGGCCCCCCTCCATTTCCAATTCAGTCCTAGGGCTGATTTTATGTGGCTTTAGTTTTTTGGGATTAGGGTTACTCCTAGCCCCGGAACTGAATCCTCAAACCTTTAGCTATTGGTCCAAATCCCTGGAACGCGCCGTCGATCAGTGGCTCGTGTCGAAGCTCGGCACAACCTTGACAGGGCCCCCTGTTGCTCAACTCCCCCCTCCCGGCCAAGCAACTACTGGTCAAAGCATTGCTGCCCCGGTAAACGGCCAGAAAGGCCACTGGGACACCATCACAACCTTATCTATTAGTCCCGATAGCGGCACCCTCGTTAGCGGTAGTCGAGACTTTACCCTCAAAATCTGGGATTTAAAGACGGGGAAATTGCTCAATACCTTATCTGAACATTATGAGCCCGTGGTCTCTAGCCATATTATTGACGATGGCCAGTCCCTGATTAGCAGCAGCATTAGCGGTAAAGTCTTGCAGTGGGACTTATCCACTGCCACCTTACGCCGCAGCTTTGTCAATTACACCGCCATGCGTCCTGAAGGTGGCATTCGGGCCACCGTTATTGATCCGAAAAAGCGGGTTATGGCCAGCAGTGCTTGGGGCGGCTCAATTCTACTCTATAACCTCACAACGGATAAAGTCACCCGCATTCCCTCGCAATTAATGGCCTCTGAACAAACGATGGTGCTGAGTCCAGATGCGAAAAGTCTGGTGACCAGCAACAGCGACGGCCAAATTCAACAGTGGAATGTTCAGACGGGTAAATTAGTCAGACGCTTGCCCAATACCCAGGGGTGGCAGTCTTCTGAACTCACCAGTGCCATCGCCTTAAGTCCCCAAGGCAATACTCTAATTACGGGGAGTTGGGGCGGGAATCTTGGGTTATGGAATTTTCAAACCGGTAAGCTGATTAAAAACTTTAAGGCCCATGAGAAACGGGTAGCTTCGTTGGCCGTGAGTACCGACAACAAATTTCTAATCAGCGGTGGCGAGGATCAGACCATCAAGATTTGGAGCCTCAAAACCGGCCAGCTCATCCAAACCCTGACGGCTCACCAAGGCAGTATTTCGACCTTAGCCATTAGTCCCGATAACCGCTGGTTGGTGAGTGGGAGCAGCGATCGCAGTATCAAAGTCTGGAATTTAAAGACCGGAAAGCTTTTACGTACCCTGCTCAACTCCTAG